The following proteins are co-located in the Eublepharis macularius isolate TG4126 chromosome 5, MPM_Emac_v1.0, whole genome shotgun sequence genome:
- the TMEM167B gene encoding protein kish-B: protein MANVYSLDGLLVFGLLFVCTCAYFRKVPRLKTWLLSEKRGVWGVFYKAAVIGTRLHAAVAISCIVMAFYVLFIK, encoded by the exons ATGGCCAACG TGTATTCTTTGGACGGGCTGCTGGTGTTTGGCCTGCTCTTCGTGTGCACCTGCGCCTACTTCCGGAAAGTCCCTCGGCTGAAAACCTGGCTGCTGTCGGAGAAGAGGGGGGTCTGGGGGGTATTTTATAAAG CGGCAGTGATTGGTACCAGACTCCATGCAGCAGTGGCAATATCCTGCATTGTCATGGCTTTTTATGTTCTCTTCATAAAATGA
- the LOC129330377 gene encoding protein FAM107B-like translates to MGISQSKRGEYRTHKSRWNTDGNGRSFEHGTYQASGSHRGLIEPKKLPNPVKESKHHREMHRELLFTHRKGLFPEHKPELQRVLETRRLKQLKQQEEKHTPLKDLEEELRKRQKKLDQYEQEVLNGEQEDRPEFILVKESLKKIKLSPETGIM, encoded by the exons ATGGGGATCTCCCAGTCAAAACGG GGTGAATATAGGACCCACAAGAGCAGATGGAATACAG ATGGAAATGGCAGGAGTTTTGAGCATGGCACTTACCAGGCATCTGGAAGCCACAGAGGCCTCATTGAGCCCAAGAAACTGCCAAACCCAGTGAAGGAATCCAAGCACCACCGGGAGATGCACCGAGAATTGCTTTTCACTCATAGGAA GGGGTTGTTTCCAGAACACAAGCCTGAGCTTCAGAGAGTATTAGAAACCAGGAGACTCAAGCAGCTGAAGCAACAGGAAGAGAAACATACACCCTTAAAAGACCTGGAAGAAGAGCTAAGAAAAAGACAGAAGAAACTTGACCAG TATGAACAAGAGGTCCTGAATGGGGAGCAAGAAGACAGGCCTGAATTCATCCTCGTCAAAGAAAGCCTTAAAAAGATTAAACTGTCTCCAGAAACAGGCATCATGTAG